The stretch of DNA GCGCCGGAAGGCGAGCTGACCAGTTTTGGCAGGCTGTAGGTCATGATGATTTTGATCACCTCAAAACCGATAGCCGCAATCATTGTGCCGCGAATAAGCGCCTTGCGACGCGGGCGGTGACGCGGCAGTCGCCAGAAGATCCAGAAGAACAGCAGGTAGTTAGCAAAAATCGAAATCGCCAGGCCGACAAAGTGCCAGGCCGGTTTTAGCCACTCGATGTCGCCCAGGTGGAGGAGGCCTATCAGCAGCGTCTGGGCCGAACCGGAAATCGAGGTAATCGACAGGGTGACGATCAGCGCAATCAGCAGGCCAATCAATGAAATAAAGTCACGCAGGTATTTAATCCAGAATTTTTCCTGATCCTGCGGGCTGCGTTCCCATTTATCCCGCGACTGGGCGCGCACCGCTTCACGCAGGTTGCCCATCCAGTTAATGCCGGAGTAGAGGGCAATGAGCAGCCCGACCAGGCCAACGGTGGTGCGCTGCTGAACCGCAGTGTTGATGGTGTTTTTAAGCGTGGCGGCAAGCGTTGGGTCGCTGACGTTCTCAAGGATTTTGGCAAAAATGTCTTCGAGCAGCGTGGGGTGCGAGGCAAGCACGTAGCCGCCCGCCGCGAAGGCCACCATCATGATGGGGATCAGCGACAGAAACGAGAAGTAGGTAATGGCGGCACCAAACTGGTTTCCCAGACGGTCATTAAAGCGTTCGGCCGCACGCAGCAGGTGAGCAATCATCGGCTGCCTGACCGTTTTGTTGACCGCGGATATGGTGCTGTTCACCGCGGCGTTGCTGGTTTTAAGCTTCACCAGCGGTTCGTTCTCTGCGGGGTCGCTTTGAGCTTCATCCTGCTGAGTCTCGATAGGTATAACAGGCTCGTATTCGAGCTCGTTGGTTGGGCGTTTTTCACGGTTATCCGGCGTCGTCATCGGGTCAATTTTCCTTTTGCAGTGGCAGGATCTTAAGGAAATTATAGCCATAACGCTAATCTACATAGGCTTTGAGTACGCCGGTTAGCCATTCCATAAACAAATGTACCCGCCGGGAGAGGTTGCGGCGATGCGGATAAAGCAGCGAAATCGGCATCGGTTCGGCGCGGTACTGCGGCAAAATCTCCACGAGGCTGCCTTCTTTTAGCTGGGCTTTCACGCCCACGCGTGGGACCTGGATAATACCCAGCCCGGCAGCGCAGGCCGCCTGGTAAGTTTCCGTGCTGTTGACGGTAATCAGGCCGCCGGTTTTCACCCACTGCGTTGTTTTATCCAGCCAGACTTCAAAGCCCTGCGGGCGAGTGCCGAGGTTTTGGGCGTAATGCACCAGCGCGTGTGAAGCCAGATCGTCCAGGTTTTCAGGGTAGCCAAAGCGGCTGAGGTAGTCCGGGCTGGCGCAGTTGATCATGGTAAATTTTCCCAGCGGTCTGGCCACCAGACCCGAGTCTTTGAGGTGGCCCACGCGTACCACGCAGTCAAACCCTTCCCGGACAACATCTACCATTCTGTCGCTGCTGCTAAGCTCCAGCTCTATGCCCGGATACTGCTGCAGAAATCCCGGCAGTTTAGGAATAATCAGGCCGCGCGCCAGCGTGACGGGCATATCGACCCTGATTCGCCCGCTGACGCTGGCAGGATCGTGCTGGAACAGGCCATCCAGCTCGTCGAGATTGGTTAGCAGGTCCCGGCAGCGTTCGTAATAAACCATGCCGTCCTGGGTGAGCTGAACCCGGCGCGTGGTACGGTGCAGCAGGCGTGTTCCGAGCGAGGTTTCCAGCGCCTGAACCTGGCGCGAAACGCTGCCCTTCGGCAGCCCAAGGGTGTCTGCGGCGCGGGTAAAACTCTCCAGCTCGGCGACTCTCACGAAAAGCTGCATTGCATGTATTTTATCCATCTTATCACCGCATTGTTGTTTGAATTGAAACAGTGAGGCGCATCTGGCCGTATTTATTGATTTTGTATCAGCTAATAAGCTGTACCTCAATGACCAGTCAGCCAAATAAGAGGTTTATCATGAATCAACGTATCGCTTTAGTGACCGGCGGCAGCCGTGGATTAGGTAAAAACGCAGCGCTGAAGCTGGCTGCAAGAGGAATCGGTATTCTTCTGACTTACAACAGTAAGCAGCAGGAAGCCGAAGATGTTGTGCGTGAAATTGAGCAAAAAGGCGTAAAAGCCGCAGCAATACAGCTGAATGTCGGCGATTCCTCTACCTTTGCGGAGTTCGTTGAGCAGGTGATAGAGACGCTGAATAACGTCTGGCAGCGAGATACGTTTGATTATTTATTGAACAATGCGGGGATCGGTCTTGAAGCGTCGTTTGCCGAGACCAGCGAAGCGCAGTTCGATGAAATAATGAACATCCATTTGAAAGGGCCTTTTTTCCTGACCCAGCGCCTTCTGCCGCTGATTAAAGACGGCGGGCGCATTCTGAATGTGTCCACCGGCCTGACCCGTTTCTCGCTGCCGGGTAAAGCCGCCTACGCCACGATGAAAGGGGCGATGGAAGTGCTGACTAAGTATCAGGCCAAAGAGCTGGGCTCACGCGGGATTGCGGTGAATATCATCGCGCCGGGCGCTATTGCCACCGATTTTAGCGGCGGTATCGTGCGGGATAACGAGCATGTGTCGAAAGCTATCGCCGCACAAACCGCGCTGGGGCGAGTAGGGCAGCCGGATGATATCGGCGATGCGATTGCGGCGATCCTCAGCGATGAGACCGGCTGGATGAACGCGCAGCGGATTGAAGTGTCCGGCGGGATGTTCCTTTAGTTTTTTGACCGTTCCCGGCAGGTGACCCTCACCCTAACCCTCTCCCTAAAAGGGAGAGGGGACAGACAGAAGCCAGTTTTCGGGGGAGTTTCTCCCTCGCCCCCTTTGGGGAGAGGGCCGGGGTGAGGGGCAATCCCTACGCCGTAATCACCCAACCGCGTGCTTTCCACAAGCCCGGTAACTCGGCCAAATCGGTAAACGTCGTCACTTTTGGATGATCGATCGGTTTGTTATGCGGATCGGCACAGAAATAAAACACCTCCATTCCCGCCGCAATGCCCGATTGCGCACCCGCCATAGAATCATCCACCAGAATGCAGTGCTCCACCCCCACCTTCATCTGTTCTGCCGCGTGGAACATCAGAGCCGGGTCTGGCTTCCAGCGCTGAATGTCGTAGCCGCTGTACAGCGTCTCCGGGAAGTAGCCGAGCATCCCGGTTTTGCCGAGAGAATGCTGCATCTTGCTGACCGGGCCGTTGGACACCACGCACATCGGCTTTTTGATTTGCGCCAGCAGGGTGTTCGCCCCGGCGATTTCCTGAAGCTCGCTGTCGAACAGACGGGCGACTTCGGCTCGGTAAATCGCCTCAAGTTCTGGCTTCGGCAGGCTGGTGCCGTACTCGGCGTTGATTGTGTCGATAATTTCGTAGAGTTTGACGCCTTTAAAGGTCTTGAAGACATCTTCGAGCGCAAGCTGAATGCCGTATTGCGCAAACATATGCACGTAGGCTTTGGAGCAGATGACCTCGCTGTCGACCAGCGTTCCATCGCAGTCAAAAAACACCGCTTCTATCCGGGACATGCCATTTCCTTTCTCTCTGGTTTAACGTTTACTCTATGCTTTTTGCGCAACGCAATCGATCCCGTGGCGGTAATTTCAGCGAAAAAAGTGGATGATTTCCGTTATCCCCTGCCATTTTTGGTATAGGATAGCGGCGTATTTTTTCCTCTTTTAGTTCGGAAACCGATAATGAGCCAACCACAGTCCACTCCGGAAACAACCCCGGGGCTGCTCGAACGCGCGTTCAAATTACGCGAACACGGTACTAACGCCCGCACCGAGGTGATCGCCGGGTTCACTACCTTCCTGACGATGGTGTATATCGTTTTTGTTAACCCACAGATCCTCGGCGCGGCCGGCATGGATACTCAGGCGGTATTCGTCACCACCTGCCTGATTGCGGCCTTTGGCAGCATCCTGATGGGCATTTTCGCCAACCTGCCCGTTGCGCTGGCACCGGCAATGGGCCTGAACGCTTTCTTCGCGTTCGTGGTGGTCGGTGCGATGGGAATTTCCTGGCAAGTCGGGATGGGCGCGATTTTCTGGGGCGCCGTTGGCCTGCTGTTGCTGACCATCTTCCGCGTTCGCTACTGGATGATTGCGAATATTCCGCTTGGCCTGCGCGTAGGCATCACCAGCGGTATCGGCCTGTTTATCGGCATGATGGGGCTGAAAAACGCCGGGATCATCGTGGCCAATAAAGAGACGCTGGTCAGCATCGGGAACCTGACTTCCCACAGCGTGCTGCTTGGCGCGCTGGGCTTCTTTATCATCGCGATTCTTGCTTCCCGTAACATCCACGCGGCCGTGCTGGTCTCCATCGTGGTGACCACGCTGCTGGGCTGGCTGCTGGGCGACGTGCAGTATCATGGCATCGTTTCTGCGCCACCCAGCGTGAGCAGCGTTGTGGGGCAGGTTGATCTGGCTGGCTCCCTGAATCTGGGCCTGGCGGGCGTTATCTTCTCCTTCATGCTGGTCAACCTGTTTGACTCCTCCGGCACCCTGATTGGCGTGACGGATAAAGCTGGGCTAACCGATGCGAAGGGCAAATTCCCGCGCATGAAGCAGGCGCTGTTCGTGGACAGTATCTCATCCGTGACCGGCTCTTTCTTTGGCACCTCTTCGGTTACCGCCTACATCGAAAGCTCTTCCGGCGTTTCCGTCGGTGGCCGCACCGGGCTGACCGCTATCGTGGTTGGCCTGCTGTTCCTGCTGGTTATCTTCCTGTCACCGCTGGCGGGCATGGTGCCGGCATACGCGGCCGCTGGTGCGCTGATTTATGTTGGCGTCCTGATGACCTCAAGCCTGGCCCGTGTGAAGTGGGATGACCTGACCGAAGCCGTTCCGGCGTTTGTTACCGCCGTGATGATGCCGTTCAGCTTCTCGATTACCGAAGGTATCGCTCTCGGCTTTATTTCCTACTGCGTCATGAAGCTGGGTACCGGCCGCTGGCGCGAGCTGAGTCCGTGCGTCGTCATCGTTGCGCTGCTGTTTGTGCTGAAAATCGTGTTTGTTGATTAAAGCGACAGCAGAAATAAAAACGCCAGTCATGCGACTGGCGTTTTTTTTGGCCCGGAATCAGGCTTTCACGCGCTTGATATAATCGCCAAAGGCGGTGAGCTGCCCGGTCAGATGGTCAAGCGTGCTTTGATCGACCACTTCGCCGCTCTGTGGGTCAACTTTGTTCTGGATAACGCCGCCCATAAACTCCGGCTTGTTCATCACCATCGCGTCGAGGAAGACGAGGATTTGGCGCAGGTGATACTGGCAGCGTGCGCCGCCGATGGCGCCCATGGAGCTGGTTTGAATCAGCACAGGCTTGCCGGCCAGCGGCTGCTCAGGCAGGCGGGAGAGCCAGTCAATGGCGTTTTTCAGGCCGCCCGGCACCGAATAGTTGTATTCCGGCGTGACAATCACCACGCCGTCCGCCTGGCGAATCTGCCCGGCAATGGCTTCTACGCTCTGAGGGAAACCTTCTTCCTGCTGAATGTCGGCATCGTACAGCGGAATGTCACCGATGGAAGGCAGGGCATCTATCTGCATACCTGCCGGGGCAATGTTCGGCAGCGTGCGGGCGACCATTGCGTTAAATGAACCCTTACGCAGGCTCCCCAGTAAAGTCACTATCT from Cedecea neteri encodes:
- a CDS encoding SDR family NAD(P)-dependent oxidoreductase, with translation MNQRIALVTGGSRGLGKNAALKLAARGIGILLTYNSKQQEAEDVVREIEQKGVKAAAIQLNVGDSSTFAEFVEQVIETLNNVWQRDTFDYLLNNAGIGLEASFAETSEAQFDEIMNIHLKGPFFLTQRLLPLIKDGGRILNVSTGLTRFSLPGKAAYATMKGAMEVLTKYQAKELGSRGIAVNIIAPGAIATDFSGGIVRDNEHVSKAIAAQTALGRVGQPDDIGDAIAAILSDETGWMNAQRIEVSGGMFL
- a CDS encoding LysR family transcriptional regulator, with protein sequence MDKIHAMQLFVRVAELESFTRAADTLGLPKGSVSRQVQALETSLGTRLLHRTTRRVQLTQDGMVYYERCRDLLTNLDELDGLFQHDPASVSGRIRVDMPVTLARGLIIPKLPGFLQQYPGIELELSSSDRMVDVVREGFDCVVRVGHLKDSGLVARPLGKFTMINCASPDYLSRFGYPENLDDLASHALVHYAQNLGTRPQGFEVWLDKTTQWVKTGGLITVNSTETYQAACAAGLGIIQVPRVGVKAQLKEGSLVEILPQYRAEPMPISLLYPHRRNLSRRVHLFMEWLTGVLKAYVD
- a CDS encoding NADPH-dependent FMN reductase — protein: MSDSLQIVTLLGSLRKGSFNAMVARTLPNIAPAGMQIDALPSIGDIPLYDADIQQEEGFPQSVEAIAGQIRQADGVVIVTPEYNYSVPGGLKNAIDWLSRLPEQPLAGKPVLIQTSSMGAIGGARCQYHLRQILVFLDAMVMNKPEFMGGVIQNKVDPQSGEVVDQSTLDHLTGQLTAFGDYIKRVKA
- the yieH gene encoding 6-phosphogluconate phosphatase, yielding MSRIEAVFFDCDGTLVDSEVICSKAYVHMFAQYGIQLALEDVFKTFKGVKLYEIIDTINAEYGTSLPKPELEAIYRAEVARLFDSELQEIAGANTLLAQIKKPMCVVSNGPVSKMQHSLGKTGMLGYFPETLYSGYDIQRWKPDPALMFHAAEQMKVGVEHCILVDDSMAGAQSGIAAGMEVFYFCADPHNKPIDHPKVTTFTDLAELPGLWKARGWVITA
- a CDS encoding NCS2 family permease encodes the protein MSQPQSTPETTPGLLERAFKLREHGTNARTEVIAGFTTFLTMVYIVFVNPQILGAAGMDTQAVFVTTCLIAAFGSILMGIFANLPVALAPAMGLNAFFAFVVVGAMGISWQVGMGAIFWGAVGLLLLTIFRVRYWMIANIPLGLRVGITSGIGLFIGMMGLKNAGIIVANKETLVSIGNLTSHSVLLGALGFFIIAILASRNIHAAVLVSIVVTTLLGWLLGDVQYHGIVSAPPSVSSVVGQVDLAGSLNLGLAGVIFSFMLVNLFDSSGTLIGVTDKAGLTDAKGKFPRMKQALFVDSISSVTGSFFGTSSVTAYIESSSGVSVGGRTGLTAIVVGLLFLLVIFLSPLAGMVPAYAAAGALIYVGVLMTSSLARVKWDDLTEAVPAFVTAVMMPFSFSITEGIALGFISYCVMKLGTGRWRELSPCVVIVALLFVLKIVFVD
- the yhjD gene encoding inner membrane protein YhjD, with the translated sequence MTTPDNREKRPTNELEYEPVIPIETQQDEAQSDPAENEPLVKLKTSNAAVNSTISAVNKTVRQPMIAHLLRAAERFNDRLGNQFGAAITYFSFLSLIPIMMVAFAAGGYVLASHPTLLEDIFAKILENVSDPTLAATLKNTINTAVQQRTTVGLVGLLIALYSGINWMGNLREAVRAQSRDKWERSPQDQEKFWIKYLRDFISLIGLLIALIVTLSITSISGSAQTLLIGLLHLGDIEWLKPAWHFVGLAISIFANYLLFFWIFWRLPRHRPRRKALIRGTMIAAIGFEVIKIIMTYSLPKLVSSPSGAAFGSVLGLMAFFYFFARLTLFCAAWIATAEYKDDPRMPGKTHK